One Leifsonia shinshuensis DNA window includes the following coding sequences:
- a CDS encoding LacI family DNA-binding transcriptional regulator, with product MTHDPAQRAASIRDVAQLAGVSHQTVSRVINDHPSIRESTRQRVLDAMEQLQYRPNRAARALVTARSRTLGVLSTTAAALYGPVSSINAVQGAARAAGYYLAVAQIPELTDAGIAAALDHLLAQAVEGIIVIAPQDPVLERIASARLAVPYVTLQGGSEYVARELTVDQEAGARAATAHLIGLGHRRILHLTGPLAWFEAQARAAGYAGELEAAGLPVPALLEGDWSAESGYRAAQSFVRDPGTTAVFASNDQMALGVYHAAREAGRRIPEDLSVVGFDDIPEAAHFWPPLTTVLQDFTELGRRSVERLVAEIEGGEEPVPASLVPELIVRGSTAAAPA from the coding sequence GTGACCCACGACCCCGCGCAACGCGCCGCGAGCATCCGCGACGTCGCGCAGCTCGCCGGTGTCTCGCACCAGACCGTCTCCCGGGTCATCAACGACCACCCGAGCATCCGGGAGTCCACGCGCCAGCGGGTCCTGGACGCGATGGAGCAGCTCCAGTACCGGCCCAACCGCGCCGCGCGGGCCCTCGTGACCGCGCGCTCGCGCACCCTCGGCGTGCTCTCCACCACCGCCGCCGCCCTCTACGGTCCGGTGTCCAGCATCAACGCCGTGCAGGGCGCCGCGCGCGCGGCCGGCTACTACCTCGCGGTCGCACAGATCCCCGAGCTGACCGACGCCGGGATCGCGGCCGCCCTCGATCATCTGCTCGCCCAGGCGGTCGAGGGCATCATCGTGATCGCGCCGCAGGACCCGGTCCTCGAGCGGATCGCGAGCGCCCGGCTCGCCGTCCCGTACGTCACCCTGCAGGGCGGCTCCGAGTACGTGGCGCGCGAGCTCACCGTCGACCAGGAGGCCGGCGCCCGCGCCGCGACCGCGCACCTGATCGGCCTCGGCCACCGCCGGATCCTCCACCTCACCGGCCCGCTGGCCTGGTTCGAGGCGCAGGCCCGTGCGGCGGGCTACGCCGGCGAGCTGGAGGCCGCCGGCCTCCCGGTGCCCGCGCTGCTGGAGGGCGACTGGTCGGCCGAGTCGGGGTACCGCGCTGCGCAGTCGTTCGTCCGCGACCCGGGCACCACCGCCGTGTTCGCGTCCAACGACCAGATGGCGCTCGGGGTCTACCACGCCGCACGGGAGGCCGGGCGGCGCATCCCGGAGGACCTGAGCGTGGTCGGCTTCGACGACATCCCGGAGGCCGCCCACTTCTGGCCGCCGCTGACCACCGTCCTCCAGGACTTCACCGAGCTCGGCCGCCGCAGCGTCGAACGCCTGGTCGCCGAGATCGAGGGCGGCGAGGAGCCGGTGCCGGCGAGCCTGGTTCCGGAGCTGATCGTGCGGGGATCGACGGCGGCGGCGCCCGCGTAG
- a CDS encoding aldo/keto reductase, translated as MEYTRLGSTGLPISRIALGCMSFGDRTRGFNEWALDDEGGAPIFRQAVEAGITFWDTANVYGFGSSEEIVGRAIREYTKREDIVLATKVNFKVGDGPGGAGLSRRAILEQIDASLTRLGTDFVDLYQIHRFDPLTPVEETMEALHDVVKAGKARYLGASSMWAWQFAKLQHAADLGGWTRFVSMQDQYSLMMREEEREMFPQLADQGVGSLPWSPLAKGRLTRPWGEQTLRGDTDPLQARFTEAHDRPIAEAVQRVAEARGVPMAQVALAWVLRNPVVDAPIVGATKPHHLPDAVAAVHLELTDDEVRQLEEPYTVTTPTGY; from the coding sequence ATGGAATACACCCGACTGGGGTCGACGGGACTGCCGATCAGCCGCATCGCACTGGGCTGCATGAGCTTCGGCGACCGGACGCGCGGCTTCAACGAGTGGGCGCTGGACGACGAGGGCGGCGCCCCGATCTTCCGGCAGGCCGTGGAGGCCGGGATCACCTTCTGGGACACCGCGAACGTCTACGGCTTCGGCAGCTCGGAGGAGATCGTCGGCCGCGCCATCCGCGAGTACACGAAGCGCGAGGACATCGTGCTGGCCACCAAGGTGAACTTCAAGGTAGGCGACGGACCCGGCGGCGCCGGGCTGTCGCGCCGCGCGATCCTGGAGCAGATCGACGCGTCGCTCACCCGGCTGGGCACGGACTTCGTGGACCTCTACCAGATCCACCGCTTCGACCCGCTGACGCCGGTCGAGGAGACGATGGAAGCGCTGCACGACGTGGTCAAGGCCGGCAAAGCGCGCTACCTCGGCGCATCCTCGATGTGGGCGTGGCAGTTCGCCAAGCTCCAGCACGCGGCCGACCTCGGCGGCTGGACGCGCTTCGTGAGCATGCAGGACCAGTACAGCCTGATGATGCGCGAGGAGGAGCGGGAGATGTTCCCGCAGCTGGCGGACCAGGGCGTGGGCAGCCTCCCGTGGAGCCCGCTCGCGAAGGGCCGACTGACGCGGCCGTGGGGCGAGCAGACGCTGCGCGGGGACACCGACCCGCTGCAGGCGCGCTTCACTGAAGCGCACGACCGGCCGATCGCGGAGGCCGTGCAGCGCGTGGCCGAGGCGCGCGGCGTCCCGATGGCGCAGGTCGCGCTGGCGTGGGTGCTGCGCAACCCGGTCGTGGACGCGCCGATCGTCGGGGCGACGAAGCCGCACCACCTCCCGGACGCGGTCGCGGCCGTGCACCTGGAGCTGACCGACGACGAGGTGCGGCAGCTGGAGGAGCCGTACACCGTGACGACGCCGACGGGATACTGA
- a CDS encoding DUF1254 domain-containing protein yields MPIEGTPGTGLTAERMREAVQRISMPDELATAFGAFEFFDGVPRSGSVDAVFDALDVMRAAEAFLIGIPGASLVAMRSGLRSAGVTSPDIIGYTDPRANSGGLYLTPNTETTYGTTFLDLKAWGPTVIEAPPQSLCVVDDFWFRYVTDMGIAGPDHGAGGKYLFLPPGYDGAVPDGYFTLRPPTYSNWVVLRTLGGVPAMKTTRIYPLAEAGAPRENTFVNIADVPQNTVHSNDLDFFREIAQIIQEEPVESLDPERAGVFAALGVVHDQPFAPDERRARLLDAGARLGAAISRAIVFAPRDPAAYYWPGSSWKNAFVGGSSDFLRAGARLLDARTLFHYFATVITPAMAHAQVGAGSAYAYTAEDADGHVLDGGATYTLRIPADPPAKNFWSVDLYDTQTRSLLQLPDNPYPALSSLEGAVRPDADGSFLLWFGPKPPAGHETNWIGTVPSKSWFPMVRLYGPLEPWFDGSWRLPELERVTEPVPAD; encoded by the coding sequence ATGCCGATCGAGGGGACGCCGGGTACGGGGCTGACCGCGGAGCGGATGCGGGAGGCGGTGCAGCGCATCTCGATGCCGGACGAGCTGGCCACGGCGTTCGGCGCGTTCGAGTTCTTCGACGGGGTGCCGCGCAGCGGGTCCGTCGACGCCGTCTTCGACGCGCTCGACGTCATGCGCGCCGCCGAGGCGTTCCTGATCGGGATCCCCGGAGCGTCGCTCGTCGCGATGCGCAGCGGCCTGCGCAGTGCGGGAGTCACCTCGCCCGACATCATCGGCTACACCGACCCGCGCGCGAACTCCGGCGGCCTCTACCTCACCCCGAACACCGAGACCACGTACGGGACGACCTTCCTCGATCTGAAGGCGTGGGGACCGACCGTCATCGAGGCGCCGCCGCAGTCGCTCTGCGTCGTGGACGACTTCTGGTTCCGGTACGTCACGGACATGGGCATCGCGGGGCCGGACCACGGCGCAGGCGGGAAGTACCTCTTCCTGCCGCCCGGCTACGACGGCGCCGTGCCGGACGGCTACTTCACGCTCCGGCCGCCGACGTACAGCAACTGGGTCGTGCTCCGCACGCTCGGCGGCGTCCCGGCGATGAAGACGACGCGCATCTACCCGTTGGCGGAGGCCGGGGCGCCGCGGGAGAACACCTTCGTCAACATCGCGGATGTTCCGCAGAACACCGTGCACTCCAACGACCTCGACTTCTTCCGGGAGATCGCCCAGATCATCCAGGAGGAGCCCGTCGAATCGCTCGACCCGGAGCGCGCCGGCGTCTTCGCGGCGCTGGGCGTCGTCCACGATCAGCCGTTCGCCCCCGACGAGCGCCGCGCGCGCCTCCTCGACGCCGGCGCGCGACTCGGGGCCGCGATCTCCCGCGCCATCGTGTTCGCACCGCGCGACCCCGCCGCGTACTACTGGCCGGGGTCGTCGTGGAAGAACGCCTTCGTCGGCGGGAGCTCCGACTTCCTGCGCGCCGGCGCCCGCCTGCTCGACGCGCGCACGCTGTTCCACTACTTCGCCACCGTCATCACGCCCGCGATGGCGCACGCGCAGGTCGGCGCGGGCTCCGCGTACGCCTATACGGCGGAGGACGCCGACGGTCACGTGCTCGACGGCGGCGCAACCTACACCCTCCGCATCCCCGCCGACCCGCCGGCGAAGAACTTCTGGTCGGTCGACCTCTACGACACCCAGACGCGGTCGCTGCTCCAGCTGCCGGACAACCCGTACCCCGCGCTCTCCAGCCTGGAGGGCGCCGTGCGTCCGGACGCCGACGGCTCCTTCCTGCTCTGGTTCGGGCCGAAGCCGCCGGCGGGACACGAGACGAACTGGATCGGCACCGTGCCGAGCAAGTCGTGGTTCCCGATGGTGCGCCTCTACGGGCCGCTGGAGCCGTGGTTCGATGGGTCGTGGCGGCTCCCCGAGCTCGAGCGCGTCACGGAGCCGGTGCCCGCCGACTGA
- a CDS encoding glycosyltransferase: MSQPTTLSLDIVVPVYNEQATLDTSLRRLHAYLTDAVQASWRITIADNASTDATPALADALAAELGGVVAVHLPLKGRGRALKAVWGSSPAEVLVYLDEDLSTDLAALPPLVAPLLSGHSDLAIGTRLGRSARVTRGGKREFISRSYNLLLRRTMSVGFSDAQCGFKAIRRDVAQRLLPLVEDDGWFFDTELLILAERAGMRIHEIPVDWVDDPHSSVDIVRTAREDLKGMLRVGTNIARGRIPIEAVYAELGRRPFAPPTPPSFFGQVVRFAIVGVLSTAAYALLYLLLSGVLGGQAANFAALLLTAVANTWANRRFTFGVRGRPGLVRHQFQGLVVFGIAWALTSGSLAVLHATAPRAGPRVELIVLTAANLFATLVRFVLLRLWVFRAGRRKAVAEAASSASPGTSSVTAAPGSAPPVSEPTEGTALVLVPTETEN, translated from the coding sequence ATGTCCCAGCCAACGACCCTCTCGCTCGACATCGTCGTGCCCGTGTACAACGAGCAGGCGACGCTCGACACGTCCCTCCGCCGGCTGCACGCCTACCTGACCGACGCGGTGCAGGCGAGCTGGCGGATCACGATCGCCGACAACGCCAGCACCGACGCCACGCCCGCCCTCGCGGACGCGCTCGCCGCGGAGCTGGGCGGGGTCGTCGCCGTGCACCTCCCGCTGAAGGGGCGCGGACGCGCCCTCAAGGCGGTGTGGGGCTCCTCGCCCGCCGAGGTCCTCGTCTACCTGGACGAGGACCTCTCCACCGACCTCGCCGCCCTGCCGCCGCTGGTGGCGCCGCTGCTCTCCGGCCACTCCGACCTCGCGATCGGCACCCGGCTGGGCAGGAGCGCGCGCGTCACCCGCGGCGGCAAGCGCGAGTTCATCTCCCGCAGCTACAACCTGCTGCTGCGCCGCACGATGTCGGTCGGGTTCTCCGACGCGCAGTGCGGCTTCAAGGCCATCCGCCGGGACGTCGCCCAGCGCCTCCTCCCGCTCGTGGAGGACGACGGCTGGTTCTTCGACACCGAGCTGCTGATCCTCGCCGAGCGCGCGGGCATGCGCATCCACGAGATCCCCGTCGACTGGGTGGACGACCCGCACAGCTCGGTGGACATCGTGCGCACCGCGCGCGAGGACCTCAAGGGGATGCTGCGCGTCGGCACCAACATCGCGCGCGGCCGCATCCCCATCGAGGCCGTCTACGCCGAGCTCGGAAGGCGGCCGTTCGCGCCGCCGACGCCGCCGAGCTTCTTCGGGCAGGTGGTCCGGTTCGCGATCGTCGGGGTGCTCTCGACCGCCGCGTACGCGCTGCTGTACCTGCTGCTGTCCGGGGTGCTGGGCGGCCAGGCGGCGAACTTCGCCGCCCTCCTGCTGACGGCGGTCGCCAACACCTGGGCCAACCGGCGGTTCACGTTCGGCGTGCGCGGCCGGCCCGGGTTGGTGCGGCACCAGTTCCAGGGGCTGGTCGTGTTCGGGATCGCGTGGGCGCTGACCAGCGGCTCGCTCGCGGTGCTGCACGCGACGGCGCCGAGGGCGGGGCCGCGCGTGGAGCTGATCGTGCTGACGGCGGCGAACCTGTTCGCGACGCTGGTGCGGTTCGTGCTGCTGCGGCTGTGGGTGTTCCGGGCGGGGAGGCGGAAGGCGGTGGCGGAGGCCGCGTCGTCGGCATCCCCGGGGACGTCGTCCGTAACCGCGGCGCCCGGGTCCGCGCCGCCCGTGTCCGAGCCCACGGAAGGCACCGCACTCGTACTCGTTCCGACCGAAACGGAGAACTGA
- the trxA gene encoding thioredoxin has protein sequence MATVELTAQNIESQITENGIVFVDFWAEWCGPCRMFGPIFEKASQEHADVVFGKVDTEAEQALAASAGITSIPTLMAFRDGILVFSQPGALPAPTFEDLIGQVKALDMDAVRASIAEAQAGEGAAEA, from the coding sequence ATGGCAACCGTCGAGCTCACCGCTCAGAACATCGAGTCCCAGATCACCGAGAACGGCATCGTGTTCGTCGACTTCTGGGCGGAATGGTGCGGCCCGTGCCGCATGTTCGGCCCCATCTTCGAGAAGGCGTCGCAGGAGCACGCCGACGTCGTGTTCGGCAAGGTGGACACCGAGGCCGAGCAGGCGCTCGCCGCCTCCGCCGGCATCACCTCCATCCCGACGCTGATGGCGTTCCGCGACGGCATCCTGGTCTTCTCCCAGCCCGGCGCGCTCCCCGCGCCGACCTTCGAGGACCTCATCGGCCAGGTGAAGGCGCTCGACATGGACGCCGTGCGTGCGTCCATCGCGGAGGCCCAGGCGGGCGAGGGCGCGGCCGAGGCATAG
- a CDS encoding glyoxalase, translating into MTSIDHITLEVADASAAQQFYDAAFGLGDRVRVRASDTPSSGFRGYTLSITVTQPADVNAFVEAALAAGATTIKPVAKSLWGVGGTVQAPDGAIWKIATSAKKDTGPARREPESIVLLLGVDDVGASKQFYTARGLPVGKSFGSYVQFDLKDSPVQLGLYKRRALAKDAGVPEDGTGSHRIVIGGDSAATDPDGFAWEAAAR; encoded by the coding sequence ATGACCTCCATCGACCACATCACCCTCGAGGTGGCGGACGCCTCCGCCGCCCAGCAGTTCTACGACGCCGCCTTCGGGCTCGGCGACCGGGTGCGCGTGCGCGCCTCCGACACCCCCAGCTCCGGTTTCCGCGGCTACACCCTGTCCATCACGGTCACCCAGCCGGCCGACGTGAACGCCTTCGTGGAGGCCGCGCTCGCCGCGGGCGCGACCACGATCAAGCCGGTCGCCAAGTCGCTCTGGGGCGTCGGCGGCACCGTGCAGGCTCCGGACGGCGCCATCTGGAAGATCGCCACCTCGGCCAAGAAGGACACCGGCCCGGCCAGGCGCGAGCCGGAGTCCATCGTGCTACTGCTCGGCGTCGACGACGTCGGCGCGAGCAAGCAGTTCTACACGGCCCGCGGCCTCCCGGTCGGCAAGAGCTTCGGCTCCTACGTGCAGTTCGACCTGAAGGACAGCCCCGTGCAGCTCGGCCTGTACAAGCGGCGCGCGCTCGCGAAGGACGCGGGCGTCCCGGAGGACGGCACCGGCTCGCACCGGATCGTCATCGGCGGCGACAGCGCGGCGACCGACCCGGACGGCTTCGCCTGGGAGGCAGCAGCCCGCTGA
- a CDS encoding DUF2316 family protein, with product MSLDGEQRERTRGELATAYERAGWPVSRLASALNVGEDRVLAALAVDGAQPADVWLVRDALDAVLRSRGEEPGTWTELPESARASAEGWFGLRDAGEVARAVAAAD from the coding sequence ATGTCGCTCGACGGCGAACAGCGGGAGCGGACGCGCGGCGAGCTGGCCACGGCGTACGAGCGGGCGGGCTGGCCGGTGTCCCGGCTGGCGTCGGCGCTGAACGTCGGGGAGGACCGGGTGCTGGCGGCGCTCGCCGTCGACGGCGCGCAGCCGGCCGACGTATGGCTGGTGCGCGACGCGCTCGACGCGGTGCTGCGCAGCCGCGGCGAGGAGCCGGGGACGTGGACGGAGCTGCCGGAGTCGGCGCGTGCCAGCGCGGAGGGGTGGTTCGGGCTGCGGGATGCGGGGGAGGTGGCGCGGGCGGTCGCGGCGGCGGACTAG
- a CDS encoding APC family permease: MTDSAPSTMRVPAPDAVEHRGHLGVAGGTALYVAAVLGTGILVLPALAAAAAGPGAILAVAALALISIPLAATFAALARRHPDAGGVATFARRAFGPTSARIVSYWFFFGTPIGAPIAALMTARYVVAVIGGDAVQTVLIAIALMVVPVAVTAFGVRFAASVQLVLSGALIAVLVFVLAAAAPHARAGNLQPLLPHGWSGVGLAMSLYIWAFAGWEAVAGIGGEFRNPRRDIPRATALALVIVSVAYLAIQTVTVAVLGGRASTSAVPLLDLVSVATGSGGGVVVAVIAAIVVTGVFNAYLAAFSKLGAAMGRDGDLPAWFGRGAENGAVARRGLLLSAVVMALYSVVVLASGDLQPFILVHTSIAAAVYGLGVASAIVLLPTRSPGWWMAVLSVVFAAGLLVLAGWHLVFPVGIAVIAVLVGAAARWRSRRPG; encoded by the coding sequence GTGACGGATAGCGCCCCCTCGACCATGCGCGTGCCCGCGCCGGACGCCGTCGAGCACCGCGGACACCTCGGCGTCGCCGGCGGCACGGCGCTCTACGTCGCGGCCGTTCTGGGCACCGGCATCCTGGTCCTCCCCGCGCTCGCGGCGGCGGCGGCCGGGCCTGGTGCCATCCTGGCGGTCGCCGCCCTCGCGCTCATCTCCATCCCGCTGGCCGCGACGTTCGCAGCCCTGGCCCGCCGTCACCCCGACGCCGGCGGCGTCGCGACGTTCGCCCGCCGCGCGTTCGGCCCGACCTCCGCGCGGATCGTCAGCTACTGGTTCTTCTTCGGCACCCCGATCGGCGCGCCCATCGCCGCGCTGATGACCGCGCGCTACGTCGTGGCCGTGATCGGCGGCGACGCCGTGCAGACGGTCCTGATCGCGATCGCCCTGATGGTCGTGCCCGTCGCGGTGACCGCGTTCGGCGTCCGGTTCGCCGCGTCCGTCCAGCTGGTGCTCTCCGGGGCGCTCATCGCCGTGCTCGTCTTCGTCCTCGCCGCCGCCGCGCCGCACGCGCGAGCAGGGAACCTGCAGCCCCTGCTCCCGCACGGCTGGTCGGGCGTCGGGCTCGCGATGAGCCTCTACATCTGGGCCTTCGCCGGGTGGGAGGCCGTGGCCGGGATCGGCGGCGAGTTCCGCAACCCGCGGCGTGACATCCCGCGCGCCACGGCGCTCGCGCTGGTGATCGTGTCGGTCGCCTACCTCGCGATCCAGACCGTCACCGTCGCCGTGCTGGGAGGCCGCGCCTCCACGTCGGCCGTCCCGCTGCTCGACCTGGTCTCGGTGGCGACCGGCTCCGGAGGCGGCGTCGTCGTCGCGGTGATCGCCGCGATCGTCGTCACGGGCGTCTTCAACGCCTACCTCGCCGCGTTCAGCAAGCTGGGCGCCGCGATGGGCCGCGACGGCGACCTGCCCGCCTGGTTCGGCCGCGGCGCCGAGAACGGCGCGGTCGCCCGGCGCGGACTGCTGCTGTCGGCCGTGGTGATGGCGCTGTACTCGGTGGTGGTGCTGGCCAGCGGCGACCTGCAGCCGTTCATCCTCGTGCACACCAGCATCGCCGCCGCCGTCTACGGCCTGGGCGTCGCCAGCGCGATCGTCCTGCTGCCGACGCGCTCGCCGGGCTGGTGGATGGCGGTGCTGTCGGTCGTGTTCGCCGCGGGGCTCCTCGTGCTGGCGGGCTGGCACCTGGTGTTCCCGGTAGGGATCGCGGTGATCGCGGTGCTGGTGGGAGCGGCGGCCCGGTGGAGGTCGCGGCGTCCCGGATAA
- a CDS encoding glycosyltransferase family 39 protein has product MSVTTAPSRTVSPDTPTATAPPGRLAAWLRSLVRGRDDAAAWERPALLGLLAVTALLYLWDLAASAWANSFYSAAVQAGSVNWEAFFYGSSDAANSITVDKPPASLWIMALSVRMFGLSSWSILVPEALMGVATVWLVYLIVRRNFSARTALLAGGVLAVTPVAALMFRFNNPDALLVLLLTLATYLTLRGIESGRIRWVVWAGVAVGFGFLTKQLQAFLILPVLAGVYLAAARVSWAKRFGHLFAALGAVVVAAGWWVAIVELVPASLRPYIGGSQTNSFLELTFGYNGLGRLTGNETGSVTGAGGGATGGGMWGSTGILRLFENEIGGQITWLLPAALVLFVVALVLGRRLARTDARRATLLLFGGWLIVTALAFSFMAGIFHAYYTVALAPALAGVVAIGASAVWGARDRLWVRILSAVTLLGTAVWAWVLLDRATSWLPWLKVVVLIVALAASVLLLLPPRSRALSGATIAATLVAALLAPTAYTLQTVTTGHSGSIVTAGPTVASAMGGPGGGRGFGGAPNGGGQGTPGGGFGGQGGFPGGNGGPGGTGGTGGTGGTGGTGGTTGGTTGTQGGATGAPGTAGGGGMGGLLGSSTVSSQLSALLKANASSYTWVAAAIGSNSAAGYQLATQEAVMPIGGFNGSDPSPTLAQFEQYVKEGKIHFFIAGGVGQANGGSSASSAIASWVEKNFTATTVGGVTLYDLTK; this is encoded by the coding sequence ATGTCCGTCACCACCGCGCCCAGCCGCACCGTCTCACCCGACACCCCCACCGCGACCGCGCCGCCCGGGCGCCTCGCGGCCTGGCTGCGCAGCCTCGTGCGCGGCCGGGACGACGCCGCGGCGTGGGAGCGCCCGGCGCTCCTCGGCCTCCTGGCCGTCACCGCGCTCCTCTACCTCTGGGACCTCGCCGCCAGCGCCTGGGCCAACTCGTTCTACTCCGCCGCGGTCCAGGCGGGGTCGGTGAACTGGGAGGCCTTCTTCTACGGATCCAGCGACGCCGCGAACTCGATCACGGTCGACAAGCCTCCGGCGAGCCTGTGGATCATGGCGCTGTCGGTGCGGATGTTCGGCCTCAGCTCGTGGAGCATCCTCGTGCCGGAGGCGCTGATGGGCGTCGCGACCGTGTGGCTCGTGTACCTGATCGTGCGCCGCAACTTCAGCGCGCGGACGGCTCTGCTCGCGGGCGGCGTGCTGGCGGTGACCCCGGTGGCGGCGCTGATGTTCCGGTTCAACAACCCGGACGCGCTGCTCGTGCTGCTCCTGACCCTGGCGACCTACCTGACCTTGCGCGGCATCGAGTCCGGCCGCATCCGCTGGGTGGTCTGGGCGGGCGTCGCCGTCGGCTTCGGGTTCCTGACCAAGCAGCTGCAGGCGTTCCTCATCCTGCCAGTACTGGCGGGTGTCTACCTGGCGGCGGCCCGCGTCTCGTGGGCGAAGCGCTTCGGCCACCTGTTCGCCGCGCTCGGCGCTGTCGTGGTCGCCGCCGGCTGGTGGGTCGCGATCGTCGAGCTCGTCCCGGCGTCGCTTCGGCCGTACATCGGCGGCTCGCAGACCAACAGCTTCCTGGAGCTGACCTTCGGCTACAACGGCCTCGGCCGGCTCACCGGCAACGAGACCGGCAGCGTCACGGGCGCGGGAGGCGGCGCGACGGGAGGCGGGATGTGGGGATCCACCGGCATCCTCCGCCTGTTCGAGAACGAGATCGGCGGGCAGATCACCTGGCTGCTCCCGGCGGCGCTCGTGCTGTTCGTCGTGGCGCTCGTGCTCGGCCGCCGGCTGGCCCGGACCGACGCACGCCGCGCGACGCTGCTCCTGTTCGGCGGCTGGCTGATCGTGACGGCCCTGGCGTTCTCCTTCATGGCCGGCATCTTCCACGCGTACTACACGGTCGCCCTGGCCCCGGCGCTCGCCGGCGTCGTCGCGATCGGCGCCTCGGCGGTGTGGGGAGCCCGCGATCGGCTCTGGGTGCGCATCCTCTCCGCCGTGACCCTGCTCGGCACCGCGGTATGGGCGTGGGTGCTGCTGGACCGCGCGACCTCCTGGCTCCCGTGGCTGAAGGTGGTCGTCCTGATCGTCGCGCTCGCGGCGTCCGTGCTGCTGCTCCTTCCCCCGCGCAGCCGGGCGCTGTCGGGCGCGACCATCGCCGCGACGCTGGTGGCGGCGTTGCTCGCGCCGACTGCGTACACGCTGCAGACCGTGACGACGGGCCACAGCGGGTCGATCGTGACCGCCGGGCCAACCGTGGCGTCGGCGATGGGCGGACCGGGCGGAGGCCGCGGGTTCGGGGGAGCGCCGAACGGCGGCGGGCAGGGGACGCCGGGCGGCGGGTTCGGTGGCCAGGGCGGGTTCCCGGGTGGGAACGGCGGTCCTGGTGGGACCGGTGGCACCGGCGGGACTGGCGGGACTGGCGGCACCGGCGGCACGACCGGCGGCACCACCGGCACCCAGGGCGGCGCGACAGGCGCTCCCGGCACCGCGGGCGGCGGCGGGATGGGCGGCCTCCTCGGCTCCAGCACCGTCAGCTCCCAGCTCAGCGCCCTCCTGAAGGCCAACGCTTCGTCCTACACCTGGGTGGCGGCCGCGATCGGCTCCAACTCGGCCGCGGGCTACCAGCTGGCGACGCAGGAGGCGGTGATGCCAATCGGCGGCTTCAACGGCTCCGATCCATCGCCCACCCTGGCGCAGTTCGAGCAGTACGTGAAGGAGGGGAAGATCCACTTCTTCATCGCCGGCGGCGTCGGACAGGCGAACGGCGGGAGCAGCGCCTCCAGCGCCATCGCCTCCTGGGTCGAGAAGAACTTCACCGCGACGACCGTGGGAGGTGTCACCCTCTACGACCTGACGAAGTGA